In the Thermotoga sp. Ku-13t genome, one interval contains:
- a CDS encoding biotin--[acetyl-CoA-carboxylase] ligase, with the protein MIGENIIRVPVIGSTNDFLKENWRTFPHGTVVVADVQTAGRGRFNRLWHSPEGGLWFSILFKPKKRVRPNFYTKLCAVSIVRALKRLKIDAKLKWPNDIYVDGKKLAGILTETVFEEEQIRAVIVGIGLNVNNEIPQELKAKATSLKILTGEEFEKLSIMTSILKQINKSLKVYSKKPEALTRVWKNMLIQKEGQMIVFKTSNGLLKGKLVKISEESLTLSTENGPVELSSLEIVDE; encoded by the coding sequence ATGATCGGTGAAAACATCATAAGGGTTCCGGTGATAGGTTCAACGAACGACTTTTTGAAGGAAAACTGGCGAACGTTTCCTCATGGCACGGTTGTGGTGGCCGATGTACAGACTGCGGGTCGAGGCAGGTTCAACAGGTTGTGGCATTCACCGGAAGGCGGTCTGTGGTTTTCGATACTTTTCAAGCCCAAGAAGCGTGTCCGGCCGAATTTCTACACGAAGTTGTGTGCCGTTTCGATCGTCAGAGCGTTGAAACGTTTGAAAATCGATGCGAAACTTAAATGGCCAAACGATATTTACGTGGATGGGAAAAAGCTGGCAGGAATACTCACAGAAACTGTCTTTGAAGAAGAACAGATCAGGGCCGTCATTGTTGGGATCGGTTTGAACGTGAACAACGAGATTCCCCAGGAACTGAAAGCGAAAGCCACCAGTTTGAAGATCCTGACAGGAGAGGAATTCGAGAAGCTGTCAATTATGACCTCAATCCTGAAACAGATCAACAAGTCACTGAAGGTTTATTCGAAAAAACCAGAGGCGCTCACGCGGGTGTGGAAGAACATGTTGATCCAGAAAGAAGGACAGATGATCGTTTTCAAAACTTCTAACGGTCTGCTGAAAGGTAAACTCGTGAAGATAAGTGAAGAAAGCCTCACGCTGAGCACGGAAAACGGTCCTGTAGAACTGTCATCGCTCGAGATAGTGGATGAATGA
- a CDS encoding RNA-binding S4 domain-containing protein produces MRIDKYLKQSGIIKRRTIAQRMIESGKVFVNGRIVKPSYEVKIGDKIKIIFPFKEVELLIDQQGKPELLNETKKDHIDCADPSDN; encoded by the coding sequence GTGAGAATAGACAAGTATCTCAAACAGTCCGGGATCATCAAGAGGAGAACAATCGCACAGAGGATGATAGAAAGCGGAAAGGTCTTCGTGAATGGAAGGATTGTTAAACCATCTTATGAAGTGAAAATCGGGGACAAGATAAAGATAATCTTTCCTTTCAAGGAAGTGGAATTACTTATCGATCAGCAGGGTAAACCCGAACTTTTGAACGAAACAAAAAAAGACCACATTGATTGTGCAGATCCGTCCGACAACTGA
- a CDS encoding type II secretion system F family protein — protein MPYFQYTALTPDGKRIKGTVQANSESQAADLIRRRNYIVLKLQPAASKRDFVLFGVHLNELVVFCRQLATMVSAGVRLKDALSILSRQDVFSSRFRRIITNLVLSLEMGMSFSEALRNEKVFDSVFINLVSSGEEGGILDKALEKASDFYESSKKLQDEVKSAMAYPTFVLFFAIGVIFLITFYILPKLISVFGSIPTSGIVSFLMNANRFLSQHWLSVLITLVLGIIGIVIFLRTRYVSYVKEWLATLFPPLARLRNMMAVERFCRILGTLIGSGVLLTKAVEMAAAASNSPRLIKLSKRISERVREGASLRQAMLESGVFPQLVYEMVGTGEETGKLEEVLLKVADFYEDQIRTGVKRLVSLIEPMLIAGVGGFIAFMALTMYSTIFQLQQTIGR, from the coding sequence GTGCCTTACTTTCAATACACGGCTCTGACGCCTGATGGGAAAAGAATAAAAGGAACGGTTCAGGCCAACAGCGAATCTCAGGCTGCCGACCTCATCAGGAGAAGGAACTACATCGTGTTGAAGCTTCAGCCTGCCGCTTCGAAAAGAGACTTCGTGCTGTTCGGGGTCCATCTGAACGAGCTTGTGGTGTTCTGCCGTCAGTTGGCAACGATGGTGAGCGCTGGCGTGAGGCTCAAGGACGCTTTATCCATACTGTCAAGACAGGACGTGTTCTCGTCGCGTTTCAGAAGGATCATCACCAACCTGGTACTGTCACTCGAAATGGGTATGTCCTTCTCGGAAGCTTTGAGGAACGAGAAGGTGTTCGATTCCGTATTCATCAACCTCGTTTCGTCAGGCGAAGAAGGTGGCATACTCGACAAAGCCCTGGAAAAGGCTTCGGACTTTTACGAATCTTCGAAAAAGCTTCAGGATGAGGTCAAATCCGCCATGGCTTACCCAACCTTTGTTCTCTTCTTCGCGATAGGGGTCATATTCCTGATAACGTTTTACATTCTGCCAAAGTTGATTTCAGTCTTCGGAAGTATACCCACCAGTGGGATCGTCAGTTTTCTCATGAACGCGAACAGGTTTCTCTCTCAGCACTGGCTCTCCGTCTTGATCACTCTGGTTTTAGGCATCATCGGGATCGTCATCTTCTTAAGGACCAGGTACGTCAGTTACGTGAAGGAATGGCTCGCAACACTGTTTCCTCCGCTCGCCAGGCTTCGCAACATGATGGCGGTGGAACGTTTCTGCAGAATCTTGGGAACGCTGATCGGTAGTGGCGTTCTTCTGACTAAAGCTGTTGAAATGGCTGCTGCCGCATCGAACAGTCCCAGACTGATCAAATTGAGCAAACGCATAAGCGAAAGGGTACGCGAAGGTGCAAGTCTTAGACAAGCGATGCTCGAAAGCGGAGTCTTTCCACAACTGGTTTACGAGATGGTGGGAACGGGTGAGGAGACAGGAAAGCTCGAAGAAGTGTTGCTCAAGGTGGCAGACTTCTACGAAGATCAAATAAGAACGGGCGTGAAAAGGTTGGTTTCTTTGATCGAACCGATGCTGATCGCGGGCGTTGGAGGATTCATAGCGTTCATGGCACTGACAATGTATTCGACGATCTTCCAATTGCAGCAAACCATAGGCAGGTGA
- the amrB gene encoding AmmeMemoRadiSam system protein B, whose protein sequence is MRRSPVVSGSFYPASVRELTKLIEICFTSELGPGELPKKPEKFLERCVGLIVPHAGYIYSGPVAAHGYLEAAKFGNPKLVVLLGPNHTGYGARIGVWNEGSWSTPLGEIRVCSQAAELFLNNCNEASADVRSHMAEHSLEVQLPFLQYVFKDFEILPITMFPVGLTVCRSVANALDQLLKDYPSALVVASSDFNHYEDDRTTRWKDQLAIDEILKRDPEGLYQVVARERITMCGLSPVASLLYMQSFSKVRLLKHATSGDTSGDRSHVVGYASFIFE, encoded by the coding sequence GTGAGAAGGAGTCCAGTTGTCTCTGGCAGTTTCTATCCCGCCTCGGTCAGGGAATTGACGAAGCTCATCGAAATCTGTTTCACCTCGGAACTGGGCCCAGGAGAGCTACCGAAGAAGCCAGAAAAATTTCTTGAAAGGTGTGTCGGACTGATAGTCCCACACGCCGGATACATCTACAGTGGTCCCGTGGCGGCGCACGGTTATCTGGAGGCAGCAAAGTTTGGCAATCCGAAACTGGTCGTACTGCTTGGTCCAAACCACACAGGATACGGTGCCCGGATTGGCGTCTGGAACGAGGGTAGCTGGTCCACACCGCTCGGTGAGATTCGTGTCTGCAGTCAGGCAGCCGAGCTGTTCCTGAACAACTGTAATGAAGCTTCGGCGGACGTCAGAAGCCACATGGCTGAACATTCTCTTGAGGTCCAATTGCCCTTCCTTCAGTACGTCTTTAAAGACTTCGAGATACTTCCAATAACGATGTTTCCTGTCGGGCTGACTGTGTGCAGATCAGTCGCGAACGCTCTGGATCAGTTGCTCAAAGATTATCCTTCAGCTCTCGTCGTAGCCTCCAGCGATTTCAACCACTACGAGGATGATCGAACCACCAGGTGGAAGGACCAGCTCGCGATAGATGAAATACTGAAGAGAGATCCGGAAGGTCTGTACCAGGTGGTGGCCAGAGAGAGGATCACGATGTGCGGCCTATCGCCTGTGGCGAGTTTGCTTTACATGCAGAGCTTTTCGAAGGTGAGATTGTTGAAGCACGCAACCAGCGGTGACACGTCGGGCGACAGGTCCCACGTCGTGGGGTACGCCAGCTTCATTTTCGAATGA
- the murJ gene encoding murein biosynthesis integral membrane protein MurJ, protein MTKVLKYGSLFALATLISRVTGLLRDVFLANRFGVGVEFDAYSIAIAFPFLLRRAFAEGAMTSAFIPLYKEKPDKNEFASAVVTSLGIVTIGLTIFVEIFPQIVPALLASGANTETKLLAAKLARISMPFVVFIFLWAVLYAIQNTSERFFFPALSPMFMNLGIILGVISCKFFNPRIVGPTVGFTLGGAVMFLSLISGARKAGFSYRPTFAGVRDFFKLFFPALLAMTVSEFNVLIDVNVAALVGPGSVSILQYANRFYQLPFGVFGVAISTVILPLMSGDAENSQHLKDAMRTTFFLSIPSTVGLMVLSERLIVLVYQHGAFTHSDAIKTATALLFYSLGLPFYSMMALLSRTCHAKKDMKLPFKATVISFVSNAVLDFVLGLTFKTAGIALATALSGVIGMAYLLLKIRPDFDVKHFQRVLFSSFVMGTMLMVLDHVSPSRLFTIALVMLGVIVYLSLCLVLKVEEAHQLFKFIRK, encoded by the coding sequence ATGACCAAAGTTCTCAAATACGGTAGTCTGTTCGCTTTAGCAACGCTGATCTCCAGGGTCACAGGTTTGCTGAGGGACGTTTTTCTTGCGAACAGGTTCGGCGTTGGTGTCGAGTTCGATGCCTACTCCATTGCCATTGCCTTTCCTTTTCTTTTGAGGAGGGCTTTCGCAGAAGGCGCCATGACTTCAGCTTTCATACCACTTTACAAAGAAAAGCCAGACAAAAATGAGTTCGCATCGGCCGTCGTAACAAGCCTTGGCATAGTGACCATCGGTTTGACAATCTTTGTGGAGATCTTCCCACAGATTGTGCCCGCACTCCTTGCAAGCGGTGCGAACACGGAAACGAAACTGCTGGCCGCCAAACTCGCGCGTATAAGCATGCCTTTCGTTGTTTTCATATTCCTCTGGGCCGTACTTTACGCCATACAGAATACAAGCGAGCGATTCTTCTTCCCCGCGCTCTCTCCGATGTTCATGAATCTGGGCATCATACTCGGGGTGATTTCGTGCAAATTCTTCAATCCACGCATCGTGGGACCGACCGTTGGTTTCACTCTCGGCGGTGCGGTGATGTTCCTGAGCCTGATATCCGGAGCGAGGAAAGCAGGATTTTCCTACAGACCGACCTTCGCCGGCGTTCGTGATTTTTTCAAACTGTTTTTCCCCGCCCTCCTCGCCATGACCGTTTCTGAGTTCAACGTGCTCATTGATGTAAACGTGGCCGCGCTGGTTGGCCCGGGAAGTGTTTCAATATTGCAGTACGCGAACAGGTTTTACCAGCTACCGTTTGGAGTTTTCGGTGTGGCGATCTCGACGGTGATTTTGCCCCTCATGAGCGGTGATGCAGAGAATTCACAGCACCTGAAAGATGCCATGAGGACTACCTTCTTTTTGAGTATTCCGTCCACAGTCGGTTTGATGGTGCTCAGCGAAAGGTTGATAGTCCTCGTGTACCAGCACGGCGCTTTCACACATTCGGATGCGATCAAGACTGCCACGGCTTTACTTTTTTATTCGTTAGGCCTTCCTTTTTATTCGATGATGGCTCTTCTCTCAAGGACATGCCACGCAAAGAAAGACATGAAACTTCCGTTCAAGGCCACCGTGATTTCTTTTGTGTCCAACGCGGTATTGGACTTCGTGCTAGGCTTGACGTTCAAAACCGCAGGCATCGCACTGGCCACGGCTCTCTCTGGTGTTATCGGAATGGCATATTTGTTGCTCAAGATTCGACCAGATTTCGACGTGAAGCACTTTCAAAGGGTGCTATTCTCATCTTTCGTGATGGGAACTATGCTCATGGTGCTGGACCACGTGAGTCCGTCAAGACTCTTCACCATAGCACTGGTCATGCTCGGCGTGATCGTCTATCTTTCGCTCTGCCTAGTTCTGAAAGTGGAAGAGGCTCATCAACTCTTCAAATTCATTCGAAAATGA
- a CDS encoding pyridoxal phosphate-dependent aminotransferase has translation MQLSQRAVEAPASPIRRLIPYAEEATQKGKKIYYLNIGQPDIPTPGVYFEYAERYKPSVIAYTHSAGLPELREAFARYYERFGIQVSPSHIIVTNGGSEAVIFAMSVVADPEDEIVVLEPFYANYAGFASQLGIRLVPVRTYPEYGYAVPKKEKFLEVIGPKTKAIIFSNPSNPTGAVYDEQQLRTIADVAIEKDLFIISDEVYREFVFDGYRAISMLTFEEISNRIIVVDSISKRYSACGARIGTFVTKNKDLYAAAMKFAQARLCPSMMSQYGTIGLLTLDENYFQQIRLEYQARRDVVYEELSKIEGAVFKKPHGAFYIAAKLPIDNTENFVKFMLTEFEVDGKTTMVAPLDGFYITPGAGINEMRIAYVLDREKLRDAVRILNLGIEAYRKKMP, from the coding sequence ATGCAACTTTCACAGCGTGCCGTTGAAGCCCCGGCGAGCCCGATAAGGCGACTCATACCCTACGCTGAAGAGGCAACCCAGAAAGGGAAGAAGATCTACTATTTGAACATAGGCCAACCCGACATACCCACACCCGGCGTGTATTTTGAATACGCCGAGAGGTACAAACCCTCCGTGATAGCGTACACACACTCGGCTGGCTTGCCGGAACTGAGAGAGGCCTTTGCACGTTACTATGAGAGGTTCGGCATCCAGGTCAGTCCGTCACACATAATCGTCACCAACGGTGGAAGCGAAGCTGTGATCTTCGCCATGTCGGTGGTCGCGGATCCTGAAGATGAAATCGTCGTGCTCGAACCGTTCTACGCGAACTACGCCGGTTTCGCCAGCCAGCTCGGTATAAGACTCGTGCCGGTTCGGACCTACCCTGAATATGGCTACGCGGTACCGAAGAAGGAAAAATTCCTTGAAGTGATCGGACCGAAAACGAAGGCGATCATCTTCTCAAACCCTTCCAACCCAACAGGTGCGGTGTACGATGAGCAGCAGCTGAGAACCATCGCAGACGTTGCAATAGAGAAAGATCTGTTCATCATTTCTGACGAAGTTTACAGAGAGTTCGTTTTCGATGGTTACAGAGCCATCTCGATGCTGACGTTCGAAGAGATTTCAAACAGGATCATCGTTGTTGACAGTATTTCGAAGAGATACAGCGCGTGTGGCGCAAGGATTGGAACGTTCGTGACGAAAAACAAAGACCTCTATGCGGCGGCGATGAAGTTCGCCCAGGCACGCCTCTGCCCATCGATGATGTCCCAGTACGGTACGATAGGACTGCTGACGCTGGATGAGAACTATTTCCAGCAGATAAGACTCGAGTATCAGGCGAGGCGGGATGTGGTCTATGAGGAGCTTTCGAAAATAGAAGGTGCAGTGTTCAAAAAACCCCACGGGGCCTTCTACATAGCTGCCAAGCTTCCTATCGACAACACGGAGAATTTCGTCAAGTTCATGCTCACCGAGTTTGAAGTGGATGGCAAAACCACCATGGTGGCACCACTGGATGGGTTCTACATAACTCCGGGTGCCGGCATCAACGAGATGAGGATCGCCTATGTTCTGGATCGTGAGAAGTTGAGGGATGCGGTCAGAATTCTGAATCTGGGAATAGAGGCTTACAGAAAGAAAATGCCATGA